From the genome of Natronogracilivirga saccharolytica:
TTACAGCTCCGAATCCCTGGCGGGCCGGAGAGAGTAATCTGCATATCTACATGAAGAGAAAAATTGTTGGCATGGAGGGTAACAATATTGCCATTGATGTGCCAGTGTATAATCACCTGGACCGGTCCCTCTCTGAGGTATTGATGTACAAGCCTGATTTCAGTGATCTGGTAACCGAGTCGGGGGTAGAGGATTTTCGACTTGTTCTGGAAAGTGATGACCCGCAATCTGACGAACACGGGAACCATGCCATTTATTTTGATGGTGTGGAACACAGCTGGGCCGATGGCGTAACGGCAATGCATTTCAGACATACCGGATTCGGAACCAGATACGCAAGTTTCGTCACCATACAAAATACACGTGCATTGGAACCGCACTCCCCGATTGATGGTGCCAGACGGTACAATTATAATGCCAGTATCCGTTCAAATAATATTTTATTTACTGAAAACAAGGCAACCGAAGGGAGACACTGTTTTTTATCCAATGGTACGGCTTCTGTTTCCGGAGTAGTATTTCACGACAGTGAATCATTTGGTGCTCATAATACATCGGAAGGTCACCGGCGCTGGAGCCAGGGATTGTTATTTGACAATCTCGTCTTCCGGGAGACCAATGATAACCGAATTATTGGTGTGTATAATCGCGGAGACTGGGGTACCCGGCACGGATGGAGTGCGGCTCACTCTGTAGTCTGGAATTCTGATCCGGATCAGGGCAACCGGATCTTTGTTCAGCAACCTCCAACGGCACAAAACTACGGTATCGCAAATCGTGGAATTGTGACGGGGGATGGACCCTGGGAAGGGCCCGATGGACATATTGAAGGTACAGGTGAGACACCAGCTATTGCATCATTGTATGAAGCCCAGCTCGAAGAGCGCCTTGCACATGGCACGCCTCCCGATGCTCCTGGTCCGCTAAAAGTGATACCGGATGATGAGAGTAAAAATCTGAAGCTGGAGTGGACATATACCGGATTGTCCGAAAAGGATATTGTAATAGAACGATCGGTAAATCAGGGTGACTTCGAGGTTTTGGAAATCGTAAGCTCTGATGAGTCTGCATATACTGATGAAGATACGGGTGAAAATGAATATCGGTATCGCGTTGCCGCCAGGGATCAGGGGCGAATGTCAGCCTGGTCAAACCTGAGCGGATTTAATCAGAAATTATCAGCTTTTATTTTGCGAAGCCCGGCAACCGGTTCGCATGTTACAGTTACTGACGATCCTGATAAGGATTTGAGTTTATGGTGGAATGATTTCGAGAGTGACCATGAGATTTCTTATACTTGGTATTTGGATCATGCAGACGGAGATTTTTCTGATGCCCTATTGGAACGGGATGTTGATACTCAGCTTATTGAAGTTCCACATAGTGTCATTTACCAAAAGCTGAGTGAAGAAGGTTTGGATATCGACTCGACTTTCCACGGGCAATGGACGGTGAAGGCTACTGTCGGACCATCGGAAATTTGGGCCGATGAACCTTTTGAAATTTTCATAGAACGTGACGGAACCGGTACCCAATCCGGGGACAAAGATAAAACCCATCCGGAAAACGTTGAGCTTCATCAAAACTATCCCAACCCGTTTAATCCAACAACGGTTATCAGGTTTGAAGTACCTCATACCGAACATGTGCTCCTTGAAGTATTCGATGTGTCAGGCAGAAAGATATCGACGCTGGTAGATGAAACTGTATCAGCGGGAACGCATCAGGTTACTTTCGATGCCTCTGGTTTATCATCTGGTTTGTACCTGTACAGGATGCAAATCAATCATCTTTTGCAAAGCAGGCAAATGATGTTTATTAAATAAAAGTCTGATACTTTACTCATGAACTTTTTTAAAAAGAGTTATTTAATCAAAAAAAGTACATGGCAGGCGTAATTAAATCTGCCTTTACAGATTCTGATCCTTTAAATACTCCTTTCAAATAAAACTGCACTAAATATGTATTTTAAAAACAATTTACCGGAAATGCCGGAGGGTTACATTCCTGTTTGTAATTACCTTGCAGTTTTATTAATACTTGCCTTTATATTTCCAACTTTGCTATTTGCTGGTAATTCAGATATCTCCGTCAGCAGAGAAAGTATTTCACCTGCCAACGGCACATGGAATTCATCCATAATTTATCAT
Proteins encoded in this window:
- a CDS encoding T9SS type A sorting domain-containing protein → MSEDSNMPFDNDSGTANSGTWNSSIIYLGDDGHLIYHSDEDGNRIPDFSHAGYHGGGVDLPDVQVEITLDPSDSGDDTEQIQQALDDVGQVEKDENGHRGAVLLNPGTYHISDRIIIGESGVVLRGSGDGEDPSSNSVIHASKDIGNVSIQVGTGNVNWGAASGSPMTEIVTDFVTVGSRVFEVNDADRFDVGDDIILFHSATDEWVEAVDFGGRPFTAPNPWRAGESNLHIYMKRKIVGMEGNNIAIDVPVYNHLDRSLSEVLMYKPDFSDLVTESGVEDFRLVLESDDPQSDEHGNHAIYFDGVEHSWADGVTAMHFRHTGFGTRYASFVTIQNTRALEPHSPIDGARRYNYNASIRSNNILFTENKATEGRHCFLSNGTASVSGVVFHDSESFGAHNTSEGHRRWSQGLLFDNLVFRETNDNRIIGVYNRGDWGTRHGWSAAHSVVWNSDPDQGNRIFVQQPPTAQNYGIANRGIVTGDGPWEGPDGHIEGTGETPAIASLYEAQLEERLAHGTPPDAPGPLKVIPDDESKNLKLEWTYTGLSEKDIVIERSVNQGDFEVLEIVSSDESAYTDEDTGENEYRYRVAARDQGRMSAWSNLSGFNQKLSAFILRSPATGSHVTVTDDPDKDLSLWWNDFESDHEISYTWYLDHADGDFSDALLERDVDTQLIEVPHSVIYQKLSEEGLDIDSTFHGQWTVKATVGPSEIWADEPFEIFIERDGTGTQSGDKDKTHPENVELHQNYPNPFNPTTVIRFEVPHTEHVLLEVFDVSGRKISTLVDETVSAGTHQVTFDASGLSSGLYLYRMQINHLLQSRQMMFIK